In Anthocerotibacter panamensis C109, the sequence AAGGCGCGCCGGTGCGACAGGACCAAGCGGTTGCGCTCCTCGTCCACTTCCAGGAATTTCAGGGGCAGCTCTTGGTCAATCAGTTCTTCTTTGGGCTCTTTGGTGCTCAAGTGTGAACCAGGAATAAAGCCCCTCAGCCCCTCAATACGGACCAAGGCCCCGCCGCGGTTGACGGCGAAAATCTTCGCGCGGACCGTCTCGTCCTTGGTCTGGAGGGAACGGACCCGTTCCCAAGCTTTCATATATTCCAAGCGACGAATCGAAAGGGTGAGCTGCCCCTCTTCGTTCTCTTCGGTAAGAATGAAAAACTCTCGCACGTCGCCTTCATTGACGACTTCTTCCGGGTTGATGACCCGGTTAATGGACATTTCCTGGAGCGGCAAAAAGGCTGCTGTCTTGGCTCCAATGTCAATTAATGCCCCGCGCGGCTCAAGGCTGAACACGGTACCATTTACTATATCGCCAGGGCTGAAATGGTAGTCATACTGCGACAGTAAACGTTCGAAGTCTTCTCGGGTAAAGCCGATGTCCGTAGTCTGGACCAAGGTTCCTCCTGGCGGGTACAAATAAAAGGGCAGATCAATAGTATGACACAAGGAACCTGGGTTTCTCGAAAAAGTTTGCCAGTTCCCCTGGACAATTGCCCATGATTTCTGTAGTCTAGGAAAGTGCTGTTGGAAAAATGCGCATGACCTGGGTCCAGGCAGTGCAGATTACCGACGTTAGGATACTGTAGGCGGCTGCTTCACAAGTCCTTTTTGCTCTTTGTCTGCGTTCTCGCCGTGTCCCCAGGCAGGGTGACCGGCTCTTACAAAAGGTCAAGGTTATGGGACGTTCGCTCAAGAAAGGCCCCTTCGTTTTGATGGCGCTCCTGCGCAAGGTGGACCGTATGAATTCTCGCAATGAGAAGCGGGTAGTCAAGACTTGGTCCCGAGCTTCTACTATTCTGCCGGACTTTGTGGGTCATACCATTGCCGTACACAACGGTAAGCAGCATGTGCCCGTCTATGTGACCGAGCAGATGGTTGGTCACAAGTTGGGGGAGTTTGCCCCGACCCGTATTTTCAAAGGCCATTCCGGTAAAGACAAAAAAGCCAAGCGATGAAGGACACAGCCATGGTTGATGAAGAACGCATAGAGGCCAGGGCCATAGCCCGCTACATTCGTATGTCCCCGACAAAAGTTCGCCGGGTACTCGATGCGATCCGTGGTCGCAGCTACCAAGATGCGATCATCATGCTGGAGTTCATGCCCTACGCAGCCTGTGACCCAATCCGCAAAGTACTGGAATCTGCGGCAGCCAATGCCGAACACAACTTAAACATGGACAAAGGCGACCTGATGATCAGCCGCGCCTTTGCCGACGGTGGGCCGACCCTCAAGCGCTTTAAAGCGGGGGACCGGGGTCGGGCACGTCCCATCCGTAAGCGCACCAGCCATATCACGATTGCGGTGAGCATAGTACCCGAGCAAGAGGCGAGCTAATGGGACAGAAAATTAATCCGGTTGGGCTCAGAATCGGCATTACCAAGAGCCACCAATCCCGCTGGTTTGCACCCCATGCAACCTACGCGAATCTACTCAAAGAAGACACCAAAATTCGCGCCTACTTGACGAAGCAACTGGCTAGTGCGGGTCTCGCGGGCATCGAACTCGAGCGCAAGGCAGAACAAGTCGAGGTCACCATTCGTACTGCTCGTCCTGGGGTCGTTGTAGGCCGGGGGGGGTCGGGCATTGACAAACTGCGCGGTGAACTGGAGAAGTTGCTGGGCCGCAAACAGGTCCGTATCAACGTTCAGGAAGTCCCCCGCGCCGACGCTGAAGCCCCCTTACTGGCGGAATATATTGCCGGACAACTGGAAAAACGGGTCGCTTTTCGCCGGGTTATGCGCCAGACAATTCAGCGGGCACAGCGAGCGGGCGTACTGGGTATCAAAATCATGGTTGCGGGGCGCTTGAACGGAGCGGAGATCGCCCGTACCGAATGGAGCCGCGAAGGCCGGGTTCCCCTGCACACCCTGCGCGCCGACATCGACTATGCCGAGAAATTTGCTCAGACGGTCTATGGCGTCATTGGGGTCAAGATCTGGATTTTTAAGGGGGAGATCCTGCCTGAGGACAAACAGGTGGTTGCTGCTCCCACCCAGACTCCGCCCAAGCGGCGTAAAAAACTTCAGTATGATGTGGCTGCGGAAGAGGGGTCCTAGATCATGTTGATGCCCAAACGGACAAAATTTAGAAAGCAACAGCGCGGGCGCATGGGCGGCAAAGCCACTCAGGGTAACCGCATTAGCTTCGGGGACTACGCCTTGGTAGCCCAGGAACCATGCTGGATGACCGCTAGGCAGATCGAGTCAGCCCGCCGTGCCATGATCCGCTTCATGCGCCGGGGTGGAAAGATCTACATCCGCATCTTCCCAGACAAGCCTGTGACGCAACGGGCGGCGGAGACCCGCATGGGCTCGGGTAAAGGTGCCCCCGAATATTGGGTAGCAGTGATCAAACCGGGGCGGGTGCTCTTTGAGATCCAGGGAGTGACAGAGGAGATTGCTCGCGAAGCGATGCGCCTGGCTAATCACAAGTTGCCTATCCACACCCGTTTTATGAGTCGAGCAGACTTTGAAGTTGTAGAAGCAGTCGAAGAACCCGAGACTCCGGAGGTGGAAGATGGCGCTCTCTAAAATGAGTGAACTCAGGGAACTCACTGATGATGAAGTTCGTGAGCAGATCCTCGCCTGCAAAAAGAACCTCTTTGATATTCGGGTTAAAAAAGCGACCCGACAGTTGGAGAAGTTTCATACCCTGACCCATACGAAACACAAGCTGGCCCAGTTGATGACCCTGGCCGCTGAAAGGAAGGCAGCCCGTGGCTAAGAAAGAAAAGGTCGGCGTCGTAGTTAGCACCGCCATGCAAAAAACGGTAGTTGTGGCCGTCGAGAACCGCTCACCTCATCCCAAGTACCGTAAAATCATCGTCCAGACCCAGAAATTTAAGGCCCACGACGAAGAAAACAAATGTCAGACCGGAGACCGGGTACGCATCCTGGAAACCCGCCCCCTGAGTAAAACCAAGACCTGGGTCGTCCTTTCCAAATTTGATCCTCAGGGCCAAGAAATCATGCTCTACCCGGATCTGGTGCCCTCAACCCCGGCCCCCGAGGAGGTGGCTCCATGATTCAGCTCCAAACCCGGCTCTCTGTTGCTGATAACACCGGTGCCCGAGAACTGATGTGCATCCAGGTCTTGGGTGCTACGGTTGGCTCTAAGGGCCTGACCAAAGGTGGAGGCGGCAACAAGAAATATGCCTCAGTGGGGGATGTCATTGTGGCGGTCGTCAAGGATGCTCAACCCAACATGCCCGTCAAAAAGTCCGAAGTCGTCCGTGCCGTGGTAGTGCGTACCGTGACCTCGATTCGCCGTGCCAATGGCATGACGATCCGCTTCGATGACAATGCTGCGGTGATTATCAAGAAAGACGGCAACCCGATGGGTACCCGAGTCTTCGGTCCTGTGGCCCGTGAGTTGCGCGATAAAAACTTTACCAAGATCATCTCCCTGGCTCCGGAGGTACTCTGATGGCGACGAGCAATGCCAAACCGACTTTTAAAGTCCATGTCAAAACCGGTGATACGGTCCAGGTCATCTCAGGCAAGTACAAAGGCAAGGTTGCCAAGATCTTGAAAGTGATCCCTGAGAAATCCCAGGTCGTAGTCGAAGGAGTGAACATGGTCACCAAACACGTCAAAGCCCAGGGCGAACAGCCGGGACGCAAAGACCGCAAGGAAGGCCCAATTCATTCAAGCAAGGTCATGCTCTACTCGGAAAAGCAAAAAACTGCTTCTCGGGCGGGTATCCGCATCACCGAAGACGGGCGCAAGGTGCGTTATCTAAAGAAGACGGATGAAGTCCTCGACGCGAAACCTAAGAAGTAAAGAGAGACGACCATGCCTGAAACCGCCACCAAAGAAATCACTCGCTTGAAGGCTATTTATCTGGAGACCGTGTTCCCTAAGCTCCAAGAGCAGTTCAAGTACGAGAACATCCACCAAGTCCCAAAACTGGCGAAAATCGTCATCAACCGTGGAGTCGGTGAGGCTTCTGCTAACGCCAAAGCCCTGGATGCTTCCTTCAAAGAGATTGCCCAGATCACCGGGCAGCAGCCGGTCATCACCCGAGCCAAAAAGGCAATTGCCAGCTTCAAAGTCCGTGCTGGGATGCCGGTTGGGATCATGGTTACCTTGCGCTCAGACCGGATGTACGAATTCATGGACCGTCTGGTCAGCATTGCGCTCCCTAGAATCCGCGACTTCCGGGGTGTGAATCCCAAATCTTTTGATGGTCGGGGCAACTACTCCCTTGGACTGCGCGAACAATTGCTCTTTCCAGAGATCAGCTACGAGAGCGTGGACAAGGTCCGGGGTATGGACATCATTATTTGTACCACTGCCCGCACCGACGAAGAGGGCCGCGCCCTGTTAGCCGAACTCGGCATGCCCTTTCGTAAAACTTAGAGGAACACCCCATGGCCAAAAAATCCATGCTTGAGCGGGAAAAGCGCCGCGCCAAACTCACCCAGAAGCAAACCGAAAAACGGCTGGAACTCAAGGATCTTCTGCGCACAGGCGAAGACCCGATGCTTGTTCAGGAGCAATTCCAGAAACTGCACCGCAATGGACTCCCGATCCGGTTGCACCGTCGTTGTTGGCGTTGTGGTCGTCCCCGGGCGGTCATCCGTGATGCGGGCCTGTGCCGTATCTGCTTCCGGGAGATGGCCCACGATGGGCTATTGCCAGGTATTGTCAAGGCTAGCTGGTAGGAGCGACCGTAATGAAGACTGCTGTGAATGCTCATGTCACCGATACTGTTGCCGATATGCTGACGCGTGTCCGCAACGCCAATTTGGCCCGTCATAGCTCGGTGCGTGCCCGCTCCACCCGGATGACCCGCGACATTGCTCGGGTTCTTTGCGAAGAGGGCTTCATCGAGAGCTACGAAGAGGTGGGCGAAGGCATTGCTGCCCAAGTAGAACTGTTTTTAAAATATAAGGGCCAGCAACGCAAACCCATCATTGCTGGATTGAAACGGATTTCCCGTCCCGGTCTGAGAGTCTACACCAACCACCGCGAGTTACCCCGCGTGTTGGGGGGTATTGGCATCGCCATCATCTCTACTTCTTCTGGGGTCATGACCGACCGGGAGGCCCGCAAGCGTGGTATTGGTGGCGAAGTTATCTGTTACGTCTACTAAGCAGACGAGGAGAACCTACCATGTCACGCATTGGCCGTCGCCCCATTCCGATTCCCGCTAAGGTGAATATAACCGTGCAGGACCGGCACGTTACTGTTAAAGGACCAAAGGGTGAACTCTCCCGGACCGTGGTGGAGCAAGTAAACCTGGTTCAAGAAAATGGTACCCTCCTAGTGGGGCGTGTCGATGAATCCCGAACCGCTCGCCAACTCCACGGGTTGACGCGCACCTTAGTCGCCAATATGGTCACGGGTGTGACCGATGGCTTCGCCAAACCGATGCAGATTGCCGGGGTCGGCTACCGTCTCCAAGTACAGGGCAATAAGCTGGCTATCACCGCTGGATTTTCACACCCTGTCGAGATTGAGTTGCCCCCTGGGATTACTGTTGAGGTTGAACAAAAACCCGGTCCTATCGCAGGTACCCGCAACCAACAAGGTTTTAACTTTGTAGTCAAGGGCATCGACAAGCAGATGGTAGGCGACATCGCCGCAGAAATTCGCGCCATTCGTCCTCCCGAGCCCTACAAAGGAAAAGGCATCCGCTATCAGGGCGAGAAAATCCTGCTCAAAGCGGGTAAGTCCGGGAAGAAGTAAGGGTCTTCCTCGGCTCGCTCCATCTACCTTTTATGCAGACCCTCGTTATGCAGACCCTCGCACTAAACAAGCGGGGGTTTGTTTTAGGTCCTAGCAATCCCGCTCTTAGGTGAAATGCAGCATGACTGAGCGGGCCACCGTTCGGCTCTAGGTGTGGGTTGCTATAATTCAGAAGGGCATATCATCCCAGGAGAAATCGCGTATCATGGCCCTTCGCAGTATGCTGATTGGCGTCCGCTCCGACAAAGAAATCGAAAAGATGCGCCGCGCCGGACGGATTGTGGGCACGGTGCTCAAGGAGATCATGCAGATGGCAAAGCCAGGCATGACTACCGCCGACTTGGATGCCTACGCCGAACAGCGCTGTCGGGACTTCAATGTCATCCCTGCCTTCAAGGGCTATCATGGCTTTCCGGGCTGCCTATGCACCAGTGTCAACAACGAAGTCGTCCACGGGATTCCCAATCCGCGCAAAGTGCTCCAAGCCGGGGATGTGCTCAAAGTTGATTTCGGGGCGATCTACCAAGGTTGGCATGGGGATTCCTGCGTCACGATTGGTCTGGAGCCTCTGACCGATAAAGCGCGTCATCTGATCGAGGTGGCGGAGAAGGGACTTTATGCGGGCATTGCTCAGGTACGCCATGGAGTCCTGCTCCAAGAGATCTCCGGGGCCATCCAGGACTATGTGGAAGCCCAAGGCTACTCGGTAGTCCGGCAATTTGTGGGCCATGGCGTGGGGCGCAAGCTCCATGAAGACCCCCAAGTACCCAACTACCGCACCAAGGAATTGCCCAATCCGCGCCTTAAAGCCGGGATGACGCTCGCCATCGAACCGATGGTAAATGTCGGCTCCTATGCCACCCGCCTTTTAGCGGACAAATGGACCGTAGTTACGGTAGATGGTTCGCTCTCTGCTCAATTTGAACATACGGTTCTGGTCACTCGGGATGGCTACGAACTACTCACCGACCGCAGTATTCTATAAACCTGCTGCTCACCCTCGACGAGGTACCTCTGTGTCTAAAGAAGATCTAATTGAAATGGAAGGAACTGTCAGCGACTCCCTCCCCAATGCGATGTTCCGGGTCTCCCTGGACAATGGTTTTGTAGTGCTGACCCACTTAGCCGGGAAGCTCAAAAAGAACTACATCAAGGTTCTCCCTGGCGACCGGGTCAAGGTAGAACTGACGCCCTACGACCTCACCAAGGGCCGTATCACCTTCCGTCTACGCAAATAACGCGCCTAGGCTGTCGCACCGTCGTTAAAGAGGGCGATGCACTGGGCCACGTGGGGATTTTCATCGTGCAATCCTTGTAGGGCGGCAAGGCTTTCAGTGCTTCCTATAGTGCCGAGCGCTTGAACAGCCCGAAGCCGCAGTTGCCACTCAGGATGCGTCAGGTAGGGAATAAGGGCGGGGACTACTTGGGGGAGCGGGAGTTGACCTAGAGCCATGATCGCAGCCTCTTCCTGCAATCCTCCCTGGCTCAAAGCATCGGTCAGGATATCGAAAGCACGAGGATCGCCCAATTCGCCCAAAGCCGCTACCACGCTAAAACGCACCAGCTCTTGGGGGTCCTCTCGGTACGCCTGCGCCAAGTCCTCAAAAGCTTCCGGGTCGCCCAAGTCACCCAGAGAAGCGGCAGCTTGGGCACGCACATCGAATTCCGGGTCATGAAAAAGGGCTTCGGTCAGTAGGACGCGGGTTTGAGGAGTCGGCTTTTGGCCTAGCATACTCACAGCACTGTAGCGCACCCGAGCACTGGGATCTCCCAAGACCAATTCCAGCAGGGGGATGGCCTCTTCAGGGGCCAAAGGACGCAAGGCGAGGATTCCCCGAATGCGGTTACCCAAATCGGGGTTCTGTAGCTGTTGTCGTAATTCTTCCATGCCACCTCTTAAGCCCTTTTCTGACTATAGCGCTAAGGGGTACCGCCCTCTTGCCCCCTTGTAATCGATCCCTGGAGGCTGTCATAGTTGACCAGAAGCCTTTTGAGGAGGAGTGCATGGACGGGAGCGTCCGGCTCGTCGGAGCTGCACTGTTGGGTTGGATGGGAGCGATGCCGGTTTCGGCGGGGCGGGTTACGGATACGTTGAGTAATATTTCCTTTGTACCCCCGCCCTACTTTGAGACCATGGTCGCAGCAAAGGGGACCTCTGCGCACTTCCGGCTCACCCCACCGGACAAGGCGTTCCAAATTGTCACCGGAGCGGTACTCGACCGCAAGTTCTCCACCGTGCGCCCAATGTCCGCAGAAGAGATTCAGGGGTATTGCACCCGCGCAGCAACACTACTGACCAAAGACTTTACCGTAAAGCTGAGCAAGCGCTTCCTAGCCGATGGTAAAAATGGAGCAGAGTGCTATTTTGTCCATCCCCAAGGCCAGCATGTACGGTGGATTGGGGTGCCGGAGGCGGGACAGTTGGTCTATTTCTATAGTCTTTGGCCCAAGGCTCCCACTAAAGATCAAATCGACCTCTACCGCCTGTTTCTCGGCAGCATCCAGATTTTTTGAGGACCGCTAGGGAGCCAAAGCCAACAGTTGCGGGTGAACCATGGGATATGCGTGGAAGGGCTGGGCTGGGTGGTCTCGTTCAGGTGTGGCCGTAGCTATTTTGCTGGTCTACCCAGACTTGATGCGAGCCGTTCAGGCGCAGGCGATTCAGCCCCCAAAGCTCGGGTGCGAAGTTTTGATCGCAGGCGGAGGGCTTGGGGGGACCGCTGCTGCTCTAGAAGCCCTACAGCGCCAAAAACAGGTGTGTCTGACGGAAATCAGTGACTGGATCGGCGGGCAAGTCAGCCAGCAGGGCGTCTCAGCCCTTGACGAAAGCCAACTTCAGCGGCAGCTTGGGCTTTTCGCACGCAGCTATCGTCGATTCCGAGAAGGCGTGCGGGCGCTGACCGGGGAGGAGAATCCGGGCCAATGTTGGGTGAGTGTCCTGTGTTTCTCGCCTCAGGCAGGGGTGCAGGTCCTCGAAGCGATGCTCAAGCCCTATCTCGCCTCTGGGCAACTGGT encodes:
- the rpsQ gene encoding 30S ribosomal protein S17, which translates into the protein MAKKEKVGVVVSTAMQKTVVVAVENRSPHPKYRKIIVQTQKFKAHDEENKCQTGDRVRILETRPLSKTKTWVVLSKFDPQGQEIMLYPDLVPSTPAPEEVAP
- the rplF gene encoding 50S ribosomal protein L6, encoding MSRIGRRPIPIPAKVNITVQDRHVTVKGPKGELSRTVVEQVNLVQENGTLLVGRVDESRTARQLHGLTRTLVANMVTGVTDGFAKPMQIAGVGYRLQVQGNKLAITAGFSHPVEIELPPGITVEVEQKPGPIAGTRNQQGFNFVVKGIDKQMVGDIAAEIRAIRPPEPYKGKGIRYQGEKILLKAGKSGKK
- the rplX gene encoding 50S ribosomal protein L24; its protein translation is MMATSNAKPTFKVHVKTGDTVQVISGKYKGKVAKILKVIPEKSQVVVEGVNMVTKHVKAQGEQPGRKDRKEGPIHSSKVMLYSEKQKTASRAGIRITEDGRKVRYLKKTDEVLDAKPKK
- a CDS encoding S1 RNA-binding domain-containing protein; protein product: MVQTTDIGFTREDFERLLSQYDYHFSPGDIVNGTVFSLEPRGALIDIGAKTAAFLPLQEMSINRVINPEEVVNEGDVREFFILTEENEEGQLTLSIRRLEYMKAWERVRSLQTKDETVRAKIFAVNRGGALVRIEGLRGFIPGSHLSTKEPKEELIDQELPLKFLEVDEERNRLVLSHRRALVERRMNKLEQYQVVTGRVRGIKPYGAFIDIGGVSGLLHISEISHDHIETPHSVFNVGDEIKVMVIDLDAERGRISLSTKQLEETPGEMVQNSAQVFAAAEDRAEKFRQKLLAEQSAEEMPEATE
- the rpsS gene encoding 30S ribosomal protein S19 — translated: MGRSLKKGPFVLMALLRKVDRMNSRNEKRVVKTWSRASTILPDFVGHTIAVHNGKQHVPVYVTEQMVGHKLGEFAPTRIFKGHSGKDKKAKR
- the rpsC gene encoding 30S ribosomal protein S3, encoding MGQKINPVGLRIGITKSHQSRWFAPHATYANLLKEDTKIRAYLTKQLASAGLAGIELERKAEQVEVTIRTARPGVVVGRGGSGIDKLRGELEKLLGRKQVRINVQEVPRADAEAPLLAEYIAGQLEKRVAFRRVMRQTIQRAQRAGVLGIKIMVAGRLNGAEIARTEWSREGRVPLHTLRADIDYAEKFAQTVYGVIGVKIWIFKGEILPEDKQVVAAPTQTPPKRRKKLQYDVAAEEGS
- the rplE gene encoding 50S ribosomal protein L5, whose amino-acid sequence is MPETATKEITRLKAIYLETVFPKLQEQFKYENIHQVPKLAKIVINRGVGEASANAKALDASFKEIAQITGQQPVITRAKKAIASFKVRAGMPVGIMVTLRSDRMYEFMDRLVSIALPRIRDFRGVNPKSFDGRGNYSLGLREQLLFPEISYESVDKVRGMDIIICTTARTDEEGRALLAELGMPFRKT
- the rplP gene encoding 50S ribosomal protein L16, translating into MLMPKRTKFRKQQRGRMGGKATQGNRISFGDYALVAQEPCWMTARQIESARRAMIRFMRRGGKIYIRIFPDKPVTQRAAETRMGSGKGAPEYWVAVIKPGRVLFEIQGVTEEIAREAMRLANHKLPIHTRFMSRADFEVVEAVEEPETPEVEDGAL
- the rpmC gene encoding 50S ribosomal protein L29, translated to MALSKMSELRELTDDEVREQILACKKNLFDIRVKKATRQLEKFHTLTHTKHKLAQLMTLAAERKAARG
- the map gene encoding type I methionyl aminopeptidase, whose protein sequence is MALRSMLIGVRSDKEIEKMRRAGRIVGTVLKEIMQMAKPGMTTADLDAYAEQRCRDFNVIPAFKGYHGFPGCLCTSVNNEVVHGIPNPRKVLQAGDVLKVDFGAIYQGWHGDSCVTIGLEPLTDKARHLIEVAEKGLYAGIAQVRHGVLLQEISGAIQDYVEAQGYSVVRQFVGHGVGRKLHEDPQVPNYRTKELPNPRLKAGMTLAIEPMVNVGSYATRLLADKWTVVTVDGSLSAQFEHTVLVTRDGYELLTDRSIL
- the rplV gene encoding 50S ribosomal protein L22, whose protein sequence is MVDEERIEARAIARYIRMSPTKVRRVLDAIRGRSYQDAIIMLEFMPYAACDPIRKVLESAAANAEHNLNMDKGDLMISRAFADGGPTLKRFKAGDRGRARPIRKRTSHITIAVSIVPEQEAS
- the rpsH gene encoding 30S ribosomal protein S8 produces the protein MKTAVNAHVTDTVADMLTRVRNANLARHSSVRARSTRMTRDIARVLCEEGFIESYEEVGEGIAAQVELFLKYKGQQRKPIIAGLKRISRPGLRVYTNHRELPRVLGGIGIAIISTSSGVMTDREARKRGIGGEVICYVY
- the rpsN gene encoding 30S ribosomal protein S14; amino-acid sequence: MAKKSMLEREKRRAKLTQKQTEKRLELKDLLRTGEDPMLVQEQFQKLHRNGLPIRLHRRCWRCGRPRAVIRDAGLCRICFREMAHDGLLPGIVKASW
- the infA gene encoding translation initiation factor IF-1 gives rise to the protein MSKEDLIEMEGTVSDSLPNAMFRVSLDNGFVVLTHLAGKLKKNYIKVLPGDRVKVELTPYDLTKGRITFRLRK
- a CDS encoding HEAT repeat domain-containing protein, whose product is MEELRQQLQNPDLGNRIRGILALRPLAPEEAIPLLELVLGDPSARVRYSAVSMLGQKPTPQTRVLLTEALFHDPEFDVRAQAAASLGDLGDPEAFEDLAQAYREDPQELVRFSVVAALGELGDPRAFDILTDALSQGGLQEEAAIMALGQLPLPQVVPALIPYLTHPEWQLRLRAVQALGTIGSTESLAALQGLHDENPHVAQCIALFNDGATA
- the rplN gene encoding 50S ribosomal protein L14 translates to MIQLQTRLSVADNTGARELMCIQVLGATVGSKGLTKGGGGNKKYASVGDVIVAVVKDAQPNMPVKKSEVVRAVVVRTVTSIRRANGMTIRFDDNAAVIIKKDGNPMGTRVFGPVARELRDKNFTKIISLAPEVL